A stretch of Shinella zoogloeoides DNA encodes these proteins:
- a CDS encoding dihydrofolate reductase family protein → MAKLVFALNQSLDGYVDHTAFAPDPALFRHFIDDMRGLAGVLYGRRMYEVMRYWDDDRPEWDEAERDYAAAWRSQPKWVVSRSLQSVGPNATLLAGDIESAVRGLKAELAGEIEVAGPELAKSLTDFGLVDEYRLYIHPVVIGHGKPLFAGPRPPLRLVANERIAGDVVRLTYVPA, encoded by the coding sequence ATGGCAAAGCTCGTTTTCGCTTTGAACCAATCCCTGGACGGATATGTCGATCACACGGCATTCGCGCCCGACCCCGCGCTCTTCCGTCACTTCATCGACGACATGCGCGGCCTTGCCGGCGTGCTGTACGGCCGGCGCATGTATGAGGTGATGCGTTACTGGGACGACGACCGCCCGGAATGGGACGAGGCGGAGCGCGATTACGCGGCGGCATGGCGGAGCCAGCCGAAATGGGTCGTTTCGCGCTCGCTGCAATCCGTCGGCCCCAACGCCACGCTTCTCGCGGGCGACATCGAGTCGGCGGTACGGGGACTGAAGGCCGAGCTTGCCGGGGAAATCGAGGTCGCCGGCCCGGAACTGGCGAAAAGCCTGACCGACTTCGGCCTTGTCGATGAATACCGGCTGTACATCCATCCCGTCGTCATCGGCCACGGCAAACCGCTCTTCGCCGGCCCGCGGCCGCCGCTGCGCCTCGTGGCGAACGAGCGCATCGCCGGAGATGTGGTCAGGCTGACCTATGTTCCAGCCTAG
- a CDS encoding TrmH family RNA methyltransferase: MAAEPVRIDDPADPRIAGFVSIRERDLTGREGLFIAEGTVVLRMLGQAQARGNGFAAEAILLLESRLAGIAEVLAAFPPAVPVYIASQAVFDAIAGFNMHRGVLALGRKPAAEIGASLLARLPETSLVLAGCGLSNHDNAGSIFRNAAAFGADAVFLDETSCDPLYRKAIRVSVGSVLTVPFSRGLSGEAMLRGLAEAGFDIWGLSPRGEVPVATIPSARRIALVLGTEGEGLPENILSSFRTARIPQRPGLDSLNVATASGIALYQIALAMGRVA; encoded by the coding sequence ATGGCGGCCGAACCGGTCCGTATCGACGATCCCGCCGATCCGCGCATTGCCGGCTTCGTGTCGATCCGCGAGCGCGACCTGACCGGCCGCGAGGGCCTCTTCATCGCGGAAGGCACCGTCGTGCTGCGCATGCTCGGACAGGCGCAGGCGCGCGGCAACGGCTTTGCCGCCGAGGCGATCCTGCTGCTCGAAAGCCGCCTTGCGGGCATCGCGGAGGTGCTGGCCGCCTTTCCGCCGGCTGTTCCGGTCTATATCGCCTCGCAGGCCGTCTTCGACGCGATCGCCGGCTTCAACATGCATCGCGGCGTGCTGGCGCTCGGCCGCAAACCGGCTGCGGAGATCGGTGCATCGCTTCTCGCCCGCCTGCCCGAGACGAGCCTTGTGCTGGCCGGCTGCGGACTTTCCAATCACGACAATGCCGGTTCGATCTTCCGTAACGCGGCGGCCTTCGGCGCGGATGCGGTATTTCTCGACGAAACGTCCTGCGATCCGCTCTACCGCAAGGCGATCCGCGTTTCGGTCGGCTCGGTGCTGACGGTGCCGTTTTCGCGCGGGCTGTCCGGCGAGGCGATGCTGCGGGGGCTGGCGGAGGCCGGCTTCGATATCTGGGGGCTTTCCCCGCGCGGCGAGGTTCCGGTCGCGACCATTCCGTCAGCGCGGCGCATCGCGCTCGTGCTGGGCACGGAGGGGGAGGGGTTGCCGGAAAATATCCTCTCATCGTTCCGCACGGCGCGCATCCCGCAACGTCCGGGCCTCGACAGCCTCAATGTCGCGACGGCAAGCGGCATCGCGCTCTACCAGATAGCCTTGGCGATGGGGCGGGTAGCCTAA
- a CDS encoding RluA family pseudouridine synthase — MTDPFKEAEATRKVLTAPEDAEGRIDAWLAATLAGDYSRSRIKALIEEGAAVVNGTVMTEPKRKVHPGDVIEFTMPAPRDPEPKGEDIPLDVLYEDDDVIVLVKPAGLVVHPAVGNWTGTLVNALIYHCGESLSGIGGVRRPGIVHRLDKETSGVMVVAKNDLAHRHLSDQFADHGRTGPLERAYQAVVWGRPRQLRGTVDAPLGRGADRTKRAVKREDADDAREAITHYEVVERYGETEDGTSLASLVECHLETGRTHQIRVHMAHIGHPLIGDPEYGAAFKTKANRLPDEARKVVNGFRRQALHAFLLQFEHPSTGETMHFEAPPPADMERLLKALRIMDEATDP, encoded by the coding sequence ATGACCGACCCCTTTAAAGAAGCCGAGGCAACAAGAAAAGTCCTGACCGCGCCGGAAGACGCGGAGGGGCGCATCGACGCATGGCTTGCCGCGACGCTTGCCGGCGACTATTCGCGCAGCCGCATCAAGGCGCTGATCGAGGAGGGCGCGGCCGTGGTCAACGGCACGGTGATGACCGAGCCGAAGCGCAAGGTGCATCCCGGCGACGTCATCGAATTCACCATGCCCGCCCCGCGCGACCCGGAACCGAAAGGCGAGGACATCCCGCTCGATGTGCTCTACGAGGACGACGACGTGATCGTGCTGGTCAAGCCCGCCGGCCTCGTCGTGCATCCGGCCGTCGGCAACTGGACGGGCACGCTCGTCAATGCGCTGATCTACCATTGCGGCGAAAGCCTTTCCGGCATTGGGGGCGTCCGCCGCCCAGGCATCGTGCACCGGCTCGACAAGGAGACGAGCGGAGTCATGGTCGTCGCCAAGAACGATCTCGCCCACCGCCATCTCTCCGACCAGTTCGCCGACCACGGCCGCACCGGCCCGCTGGAGCGCGCTTACCAGGCCGTCGTCTGGGGCCGCCCGCGCCAGCTTCGCGGCACCGTCGACGCCCCGCTCGGCCGCGGCGCGGACCGCACCAAGCGCGCCGTCAAGCGCGAGGACGCCGACGACGCCCGCGAGGCGATCACCCACTACGAAGTGGTCGAGCGCTATGGCGAGACCGAGGACGGCACCAGCCTCGCCTCGCTGGTCGAATGCCATCTCGAAACCGGCCGCACGCACCAGATTCGCGTGCACATGGCCCATATCGGCCATCCGCTGATCGGCGACCCCGAATATGGCGCGGCCTTCAAGACGAAGGCGAACCGCCTGCCGGACGAGGCGCGCAAGGTCGTCAACGGCTTCCGCAGGCAGGCGCTGCACGCCTTCCTGCTGCAGTTCGAACATCCTTCCACCGGCGAGACCATGCATTTCGAGGCCCCGCCACCGGCCGACATGGAGCGGCTGCTGAAGGCCCTGCGCATCATGGACGAAGCCACGGACCCTTGA
- the rpoH gene encoding RNA polymerase sigma factor RpoH, whose product MARNTLPSITAGEGGLNRYLDEIRKFPMLEPQQEYMLAKRYQEHGDRNAAHQLVTSHLRLVAKIAMGYRGYGLPIGEVVSEGNVGLMQAVKKFDPERGFRLATYAMWWIKASIQEYILRSWSLVKMGTTANQKRLFFNLRRMKGKIQAIEDGDLRPDQVKEIATKLKVSEDEVVSMNRRLSGDASLNAPIKAGEGESGQWQDWLVDDHDSQEQTLIEQDELDTRRAMLARAMGVLNERERRIFEARRLAEDPVTLEELSSEFDISRERVRQIEVRAFEKVQEAVQKYAAEQARAVRVIEDA is encoded by the coding sequence ATGGCCCGCAATACGCTGCCGTCTATCACGGCTGGAGAAGGTGGTCTCAACCGCTATCTCGATGAAATCCGCAAATTTCCGATGCTTGAGCCGCAGCAGGAATACATGCTCGCCAAGCGTTACCAGGAGCACGGCGACCGCAACGCCGCCCATCAGCTCGTCACAAGCCACCTTCGCCTCGTGGCGAAGATCGCCATGGGCTATCGCGGCTACGGCCTGCCGATCGGCGAAGTCGTCTCCGAGGGCAATGTCGGCCTGATGCAGGCCGTCAAGAAGTTCGACCCCGAGCGCGGCTTCCGCCTCGCGACCTATGCCATGTGGTGGATCAAGGCCTCGATCCAGGAATATATCCTGCGCTCGTGGTCGCTGGTGAAGATGGGCACGACCGCCAACCAGAAGCGCCTGTTCTTCAATCTGCGCCGCATGAAGGGCAAGATCCAGGCCATTGAGGACGGCGACCTGCGTCCCGACCAGGTCAAGGAGATCGCCACCAAGCTGAAGGTCTCCGAGGACGAGGTCGTCTCGATGAACCGCCGCCTTTCCGGCGACGCCTCGCTGAACGCGCCGATCAAGGCAGGTGAAGGCGAATCCGGCCAGTGGCAGGATTGGCTGGTCGACGACCACGACAGCCAGGAACAGACGCTGATCGAGCAGGACGAACTCGACACGCGCCGCGCCATGCTGGCCCGCGCCATGGGCGTACTGAACGAACGCGAGCGCCGCATCTTCGAGGCTCGCCGCCTCGCCGAGGACCCGGTGACGCTGGAAGAGCTTTCCAGCGAGTTCGACATCAGCCGCGAGCGCGTGCGCCAGATCGAGGTCCGCGCCTTCGAGAAGGTGCAGGAAGCGGTGCAGAAATACGCCGCCGAGCAGGCCCGCGCCGTCCGCGTCATCGAGGACGCATAA
- a CDS encoding adenylosuccinate synthase gives MASVVVVGSQWGDEGKGKIVDWLSERAEVIVRYQGGHNAGHTLVINGVSYKLALLPSGLVRGKLSVIGNGVVVDPHHFVTEVEKLRAQGVAVTPEVLRIADNAPLILSLHRDLDALREDAASSNGTKIGTTRRGIGPAYEDKVGRRAIRVIDLAEPETLRPKIERLLTHHNALRRGMGLAEISIESIEEELTSVAAQILPYVDRVWDVLDKHRKAGARILFEGAQGALLDNDHGTYPFVTSSNTVAGQAAAGSGLGPTAISYVLGITKAYTTRVGEGPFPCELDDEIGRHLATVGREVGVNTGRPRRCGWFDAVLVRQTVKTNGINGIALTKLDVLDGLDELKICVGYRLDGKEIDYLPASQSQQARVEPVYITLEGWKESTVGARSWADLPAQAIKYVRQVEELIGAPVALLSTSPERDDTILVTDPFED, from the coding sequence ATGGCAAGTGTCGTGGTTGTCGGTTCGCAGTGGGGTGACGAAGGCAAGGGCAAGATCGTCGACTGGCTTTCCGAACGGGCGGAAGTGATCGTTCGCTACCAGGGCGGCCATAATGCCGGCCATACCCTCGTCATCAACGGCGTCAGCTACAAGCTTGCCCTGCTGCCGTCCGGCCTCGTGCGCGGCAAGCTCAGCGTCATCGGCAACGGCGTCGTCGTCGATCCGCACCATTTCGTCACGGAAGTGGAGAAGCTGCGCGCGCAGGGCGTGGCGGTGACGCCGGAGGTGCTGCGCATCGCCGACAACGCTCCGCTCATCCTGTCGCTGCACCGCGATCTCGACGCGCTGCGCGAGGATGCGGCCTCCAGCAACGGCACCAAGATCGGCACGACCCGCCGCGGCATCGGCCCGGCCTATGAGGACAAGGTTGGCCGGCGCGCCATCCGCGTGATCGACCTTGCCGAGCCGGAAACGCTGCGGCCGAAGATCGAGCGGCTGCTGACGCATCACAATGCGCTGCGCCGCGGCATGGGCCTTGCCGAAATCTCCATCGAATCCATCGAAGAGGAGCTGACCTCCGTCGCTGCGCAGATCCTGCCCTATGTCGACCGGGTCTGGGATGTTCTCGACAAGCACCGCAAGGCCGGCGCGCGCATCCTCTTCGAGGGCGCGCAGGGCGCGCTGCTCGACAACGACCATGGCACCTATCCGTTCGTCACCTCGTCCAACACGGTCGCCGGCCAGGCGGCCGCCGGCTCGGGCCTCGGCCCGACGGCGATCAGCTATGTGCTGGGCATCACCAAGGCCTATACGACGCGCGTCGGCGAAGGGCCGTTCCCCTGCGAGCTGGACGACGAGATCGGCAGGCATCTTGCGACGGTCGGCCGTGAGGTCGGCGTCAATACCGGCCGTCCGCGCCGCTGCGGCTGGTTCGATGCCGTGCTGGTGCGCCAGACGGTCAAGACCAACGGCATCAACGGCATCGCGCTCACCAAGCTCGATGTTCTCGATGGCCTGGACGAGCTGAAGATCTGCGTCGGCTACAGGCTTGACGGCAAGGAGATCGACTACCTGCCGGCGAGCCAGAGCCAGCAGGCCCGCGTCGAGCCGGTCTACATCACGCTCGAAGGCTGGAAGGAATCGACCGTTGGCGCACGGAGCTGGGCAGACCTGCCGGCCCAGGCGATCAAGTATGTCCGCCAGGTCGAGGAGCTGATCGGCGCGCCGGTCGCCCTGCTTTCGACCAGCCCGGAGCGCGACGACACCATACTTGTGACCGACCCGTTTGAGGACTAA
- a CDS encoding DMT family transporter yields MNTRAYFYLTVTSLFWGGNSVAGKLAVGHVSPMVLTTFRWIVALSVILALMMPQVKRDWPVIRKHWLQLLLYGVFGFTAFNALLYTALGYTSAINAVIEQASIPMLIFAFNFILFRIQASVAQIVGFAVTLIGVLITAAHGEFSALAELEFNFGDLLILLACIVYAGYTIALRWKPALSWQSFIAAPAFGALLSAIPLFFWELSRGGTILPDATGWAIVLYAGIFPSLLSQVLYVRGVEMIGANRAGLFINAIPVFGTLLSVLLVGETMHPFHGVALLLVLGGIAIAEWGRPKT; encoded by the coding sequence TTGAACACGAGAGCCTATTTCTACCTGACGGTCACATCGCTTTTCTGGGGCGGAAACTCGGTCGCGGGCAAGCTCGCCGTCGGCCATGTCAGCCCCATGGTGCTGACGACCTTCCGCTGGATCGTCGCCCTTTCGGTGATCCTCGCCCTGATGATGCCGCAGGTCAAACGCGACTGGCCGGTCATCCGCAAGCACTGGCTCCAGCTGCTGCTCTACGGCGTCTTCGGCTTCACCGCCTTCAATGCCCTGCTCTACACGGCGCTCGGCTATACCAGCGCCATCAACGCCGTCATCGAGCAGGCCAGCATTCCCATGCTGATCTTCGCCTTCAATTTCATCCTGTTCCGCATCCAGGCGTCCGTCGCCCAGATCGTCGGCTTCGCGGTCACGCTGATCGGTGTCCTGATAACGGCCGCCCACGGCGAATTCTCGGCGCTCGCCGAACTGGAGTTCAATTTCGGCGACCTGCTGATCCTCCTCGCCTGCATCGTCTATGCCGGCTACACCATCGCGCTGCGCTGGAAGCCGGCCCTTAGCTGGCAGAGCTTCATCGCCGCCCCCGCCTTCGGCGCGCTTCTCAGCGCCATTCCCCTCTTCTTCTGGGAATTATCGCGCGGCGGCACCATCCTGCCGGATGCGACCGGCTGGGCCATCGTGCTCTATGCGGGCATCTTCCCCTCGCTGCTGTCGCAGGTGCTCTATGTGCGCGGCGTCGAGATGATCGGCGCGAACCGGGCCGGTCTCTTCATCAACGCCATTCCGGTCTTCGGCACGCTGCTGTCCGTCCTGCTGGTCGGCGAGACGATGCATCCCTTCCACGGCGTCGCCCTTCTCCTCGTGCTCGGCGGCATTGCCATCGCCGAATGGGGACGACCGAAGACCTGA
- the serA gene encoding phosphoglycerate dehydrogenase, translated as MAPRVLVSDELSETAVQIFRDRGVEVDFQPKLGKDKEKLAEIIGNYDGLAIRSATKATEKLIAAATNLKVIGRAGIGVDNVDIPAASRRGIIVMNTPFGNSITTAEHAIALMFAVARQLPAADSSTQAGKWEKSKFMGVEITGKTLGVIGAGNIGGIVCRKAIGLGMHVIAYDPFLSAERAVEMGVEKAELDDLLARADFITLHVPMTDKTRGILGKEALAKTKKGVRIINCARGGLVDEAALAEAIKSGHVAGAGFDVFEVEPATESPLFGLDNVVCTPHLGASTTEAQENVALQVAEQMSDYLVKGAVSNAINMPSITAEEAPILKPFIRLADVLGAFVGQVTESAIKEIEILYDGATASMNTKALTSAVLAGLIRPQVADVNMVSAPVMIKEKGVILSEVKRDKSGVFDGYIRLTVKTANQTRSIAGTVFSDGKPRFIQIKGINLDADVGNHMVYITNTDVPGMIGFIGTTLGEAGVNIANFQLGREKEGGDAIALLYVDGAISDDVLAKLTANPAIRQVKPLVFNVD; from the coding sequence GTGGCACCTCGCGTACTCGTATCCGACGAACTCTCGGAAACCGCCGTCCAGATCTTCCGTGACCGCGGCGTCGAAGTCGATTTCCAGCCGAAGCTCGGCAAGGACAAGGAAAAGCTCGCCGAGATCATCGGCAACTATGACGGCCTTGCCATCCGCTCGGCCACCAAGGCGACGGAAAAGCTGATCGCGGCGGCGACCAATCTCAAGGTTATCGGCCGTGCCGGCATTGGCGTCGACAATGTCGATATCCCGGCCGCCTCGCGCCGCGGTATCATCGTCATGAACACGCCCTTCGGCAACTCGATCACCACCGCCGAGCACGCCATCGCGCTGATGTTCGCCGTCGCCCGCCAGCTTCCGGCCGCCGACAGCTCGACCCAGGCCGGCAAGTGGGAGAAGTCGAAGTTCATGGGCGTCGAGATCACCGGCAAGACGCTCGGCGTCATCGGCGCCGGCAATATTGGCGGCATCGTCTGCAGGAAGGCCATCGGCCTCGGCATGCATGTCATCGCCTACGATCCCTTCCTGTCGGCCGAACGCGCCGTGGAAATGGGTGTCGAGAAGGCGGAGCTGGACGACCTGCTCGCCCGCGCCGACTTCATCACGCTGCACGTTCCGATGACGGACAAGACGCGCGGCATCCTGGGCAAGGAAGCGCTTGCCAAGACCAAGAAGGGCGTGCGCATCATCAACTGCGCCCGTGGCGGTCTGGTCGACGAGGCGGCGCTTGCCGAAGCCATCAAGTCCGGCCATGTCGCCGGCGCCGGCTTCGATGTGTTCGAGGTCGAGCCCGCGACGGAAAGCCCGCTCTTCGGTCTCGACAACGTCGTCTGCACGCCGCATCTCGGCGCGTCGACCACGGAAGCGCAGGAGAACGTCGCCCTTCAGGTCGCCGAGCAGATGTCGGATTACCTCGTCAAGGGTGCTGTCTCGAACGCCATCAACATGCCGTCGATCACGGCCGAGGAAGCGCCGATCCTGAAGCCCTTCATCCGTCTTGCGGACGTGCTCGGCGCCTTTGTCGGCCAGGTCACGGAAAGCGCGATCAAGGAAATCGAGATCCTCTACGACGGGGCGACGGCGTCGATGAACACCAAGGCGCTGACCAGCGCCGTGCTCGCCGGCCTTATCCGCCCGCAGGTCGCCGACGTCAACATGGTCTCGGCCCCGGTCATGATCAAGGAAAAGGGCGTAATCCTGTCCGAGGTCAAGCGCGACAAGTCGGGCGTCTTCGACGGCTATATCCGTCTGACGGTCAAGACCGCGAACCAGACCCGTTCCATCGCCGGCACCGTGTTCTCGGATGGCAAGCCGCGCTTCATCCAGATCAAGGGCATCAACCTTGACGCCGACGTCGGCAACCACATGGTCTACATCACCAATACCGACGTTCCGGGCATGATCGGCTTCATCGGCACGACGCTCGGCGAGGCTGGCGTCAATATCGCCAACTTCCAGCTCGGCCGCGAGAAGGAAGGCGGCGACGCCATCGCCCTTCTCTATGTCGACGGCGCGATCTCCGACGACGTGCTGGCCAAGCTTACCGCCAACCCGGCGATCCGCCAGGTCAAGCCGCTGGTCTTCAACGTCGACTGA
- a CDS encoding phosphoserine transaminase translates to MTKTVTPPDVRPNNIHFSSGPCSKRPNWSLEALSDAPLGRSHRAKIGKTKLKLAIDLTREVLEVPADYRIGIVPASDTGAVEMALWSLLGPRGVDMVAWESFGSGWVSDVVKELKLPDTRKITADYGLLPDLSTIDFDRDVVFTWNGTTSGVRVANADFIPADRKGLTICDATSAAFAQNLDFAKLDVVTFSWQKVLGGEGAHGVIILSPRAVERLESYTPAWPMPKIFRMTKGGKLIEGIFQGETINTPSMLCVEDYIDALLWAKEVGGLKGLMARADANAKVIFDFVEKNDWIANLAKDPATRSNTSVCLTIADKDVLALDADAQAAFAKGFVSLLDKQGVAYDIGAYRDAPSGLRIWAGATIDTADLEALMPWLTWAFETQKATLSKAAA, encoded by the coding sequence ATGACGAAGACCGTCACACCGCCGGACGTGCGTCCGAACAATATCCATTTCTCTTCTGGCCCGTGCTCGAAGCGCCCCAACTGGTCGCTCGAAGCGCTTTCCGATGCTCCGCTCGGTCGTTCGCACCGTGCCAAGATCGGCAAGACCAAGCTCAAGCTGGCCATCGATCTCACCCGTGAAGTCCTGGAAGTGCCGGCGGATTACCGCATCGGCATCGTGCCGGCCTCCGATACCGGCGCCGTCGAGATGGCGCTGTGGTCGCTGCTCGGCCCGCGCGGCGTTGACATGGTCGCCTGGGAAAGCTTCGGTTCGGGCTGGGTTTCGGATGTCGTTAAGGAGCTGAAGCTCCCCGACACCAGAAAGATCACGGCCGACTACGGCCTGCTGCCCGACCTTTCCACGATCGATTTCGACCGTGACGTGGTCTTCACCTGGAACGGCACGACCTCGGGCGTGCGCGTTGCCAATGCCGACTTCATCCCGGCGGACCGCAAGGGCCTCACCATCTGCGATGCGACCTCGGCCGCCTTCGCGCAGAACCTCGATTTTGCCAAGCTCGATGTCGTCACCTTCTCCTGGCAGAAGGTGCTGGGCGGCGAGGGCGCACATGGCGTCATCATCCTGTCGCCGCGCGCCGTTGAACGCCTCGAAAGCTACACGCCGGCTTGGCCGATGCCGAAGATCTTCCGCATGACCAAGGGCGGCAAGCTGATCGAGGGCATCTTCCAGGGCGAGACGATCAACACGCCCTCCATGCTCTGCGTCGAGGACTATATCGATGCGCTTCTCTGGGCGAAGGAAGTCGGCGGCCTCAAGGGCCTGATGGCTCGCGCCGATGCGAACGCCAAGGTCATCTTCGACTTCGTCGAGAAGAACGACTGGATCGCCAATCTCGCCAAGGATCCGGCGACGCGCTCCAACACCTCGGTCTGCCTGACGATCGCCGACAAGGACGTGCTGGCGCTCGACGCAGACGCACAGGCGGCTTTTGCCAAGGGCTTCGTCTCGCTGCTCGACAAGCAGGGTGTCGCCTATGATATCGGCGCCTATCGCGATGCCCCGTCGGGCCTTCGCATCTGGGCCGGCGCGACCATCGACACCGCTGACCTCGAAGCCCTGATGCCCTGGCTGACCTGGGCCTTCGAGACCCAGAAGGCGACGCTTTCCAAGGCTGCGGCCTGA
- a CDS encoding outer membrane protein — protein MARRILSLGMTAVAALVATGVLASDLEVIDAPEIDVSKSAAAGGWYIRGDLGYSGWIKGGRPRVTEAGVSQEFDDRRFSRPLSYGLGLGYQFNDLARADVTVDYSRDDFRGSAACAGGPCAFKADYSAAGVMANGYVDLGTLAGFTPYVGVGLGATYLDWRDAACGGAGCPGARLEGRDGLRFTYALMAGASMDLAANVKLDFGYRFSDIAGGDAFRSGAGGMDIRDRGIQKHEFRVGLRVPLW, from the coding sequence ATGGCCCGCCGTATCCTGTCGCTTGGCATGACCGCCGTTGCAGCGCTTGTCGCAACGGGCGTCCTTGCGAGCGATCTCGAGGTTATCGACGCGCCGGAAATCGACGTGTCGAAAAGCGCTGCTGCCGGTGGCTGGTACATTCGCGGCGATCTCGGCTATTCCGGCTGGATCAAGGGCGGGCGGCCGCGCGTCACGGAAGCCGGCGTGTCGCAGGAATTCGACGACCGCCGCTTCTCCCGGCCGCTCTCCTATGGTCTCGGCCTCGGCTATCAGTTCAACGATCTGGCGCGCGCCGATGTGACGGTCGATTATTCCAGGGATGATTTCCGCGGCAGCGCGGCCTGCGCCGGCGGGCCATGCGCCTTCAAGGCCGATTATTCCGCCGCCGGGGTTATGGCCAACGGCTATGTCGACCTCGGCACGCTGGCCGGGTTCACGCCCTATGTCGGCGTGGGGCTGGGCGCGACCTATCTCGACTGGCGCGACGCCGCATGTGGCGGGGCGGGCTGCCCCGGAGCGCGGCTCGAGGGGCGGGATGGCCTGCGCTTCACCTATGCCCTGATGGCCGGTGCTTCCATGGACCTTGCCGCCAACGTCAAGCTCGACTTCGGCTATCGTTTCTCCGATATCGCCGGCGGCGACGCCTTCCGGTCGGGGGCGGGCGGCATGGATATCCGCGACCGCGGCATCCAGAAGCACGAATTCCGCGTCGGCCTGCGCGTTCCGCTCTGGTAG
- a CDS encoding outer membrane protein has protein sequence MRKVLSSVAAVLLTGTSGYAADMYEPQVIEAPVQETVVETGGWYLRGDAGWSYNKLRGAHYFQGSNKVDQDFHTARLKGGFLIGGGVGYQITDHLRTDVTLDYMFKSNFRGSTKGECGFDSSLSCTSRDVASLTALSLLANAYVDIGHYGVFTPYVGAGIGGTYVRWADLVNTSCADNGTGCDNTMTHRGRSGWRFTYALMAGTAIDLTCNLKADVGYRFRHVTKGDMFGYMEKGGPGYDKGFYSHEARAGLRYSFNGCETATYIPPADIPVYK, from the coding sequence ATGAGGAAAGTTTTGAGTAGCGTCGCCGCCGTCCTGTTGACAGGCACGTCCGGTTACGCGGCGGATATGTACGAGCCGCAGGTCATCGAGGCTCCGGTGCAGGAAACCGTCGTGGAGACGGGCGGCTGGTATCTGCGCGGCGACGCGGGATGGTCCTACAACAAGCTGCGCGGCGCGCATTACTTCCAGGGTTCGAACAAGGTCGACCAGGACTTTCATACGGCTCGCCTGAAAGGCGGCTTCCTGATCGGCGGCGGTGTCGGCTACCAGATCACCGACCATCTGCGCACCGACGTGACGCTCGACTACATGTTCAAGTCGAACTTCCGTGGGTCCACCAAGGGGGAGTGTGGCTTCGATAGCTCTCTGTCGTGCACGTCGAGAGATGTTGCTTCGCTCACCGCCCTCAGCCTGCTTGCGAACGCATATGTGGATATCGGGCACTATGGCGTCTTCACACCCTATGTGGGTGCGGGTATTGGCGGCACCTATGTACGGTGGGCCGATCTTGTTAACACGTCGTGCGCGGACAATGGTACGGGTTGCGACAACACGATGACACACCGCGGTAGAAGCGGTTGGCGCTTCACCTATGCGCTCATGGCCGGCACCGCGATCGACCTGACGTGCAACCTTAAGGCCGATGTCGGCTATCGGTTCCGTCACGTGACGAAGGGCGATATGTTCGGCTATATGGAAAAGGGCGGCCCCGGCTACGACAAGGGCTTCTACAGCCATGAAGCGCGCGCCGGTCTTCGCTATTCCTTCAACGGCTGCGAAACGGCGACCTATATCCCGCCGGCCGATATCCCGGTCTACAAGTAA